One Cumulibacter soli genomic window, GCAACCGCTGGGACTGCGTTTTGCGCGGCACCGCAGAACATTCTTTCGAGATGCCGATGAGTTTGCGATCTCGGCGTCGTCTACCTCTGTGAACGGGGCAGAACAGCCCTACAGAACGGGGCACCGGCCCCGTACCAGACTAAGGAGCCAACACCATGCATCACATGATCTTCGTAAACCTGCCAGTCGCGGACGTCGAGCGTAGCCGGGAGTTCTTCGGCAAACTCGGGTACTCGTTCAACGAGGAGTTCTGCCAGGAGGGCGTCGCGGCCAGCCTCGCCCTCGGCGAAAACCTGTTCGCGATGCTGCTCAGCCGCGACCATTTCGCCACCTTCCACAGTGGCGCCACCGCCGAACCCGGCACCCACGAGGTCCTCACCGCACTATCGGCGAACAGCCGCGGTGAGGTCGACCAACTGGTCGACGCCGCCGTCGCCGCCGGCGCGACGGAAGGGCGCACCCAGGAAATGGGCGAGTTCATGTACGGCCGCTCGTACGCCGACCTGGATGGGCACATCTGGGAAATCATGTGGATGGATCCCACTGCCGCGGCGTAGTCGGCGAGCGTCCGGCGGCATTCAGGTCAGCTGGCGAGAAATCGGACTATGCGTTCGCTGACGGCCGCCGGCTGCTCGTTGACCAGGAAGTGACCGGCGTCCGGCACGAACTCGGCGGCTGATCCCGCACCGAAGTTCGTCACGATCTTTCCCAGTAGTTCCGACGTGGCGACCATGCAGCCGTCGTCCGCCCCATGCAGGTACAGGCCCGGCTGGCGGCAGGTCGGCGGCGGCACCGGCGCTATCGCCGGCCGTGGTGCGCCGAGGTGGAAGGCACCAAAGGACGCGCGGTAGTACCCAATTGCCGCGGTCAGGTTCTCCGGCGTGGCCAGGCTTCGACGTACGTGCGTAAGCGCCTCGGTGGGATCAAAACCAGGCGACCAATCGCGCCAGAGCCGCTCGATGAACACACCGTCACGGGTGGTCAGCATCTTCTCGGCGATGCCCAACTGAAACAACCACATATAGAAGGAGCGCTTCAGTTGGTCATAGTCCTGCAACACCTGCATCGTGTACGGCGGCGGAGGAACGCTCATCACGACCGTCTTCGACCACCGGGTGGGGTTGGCCGCGGCGGCGGCGTACGACACGCTCGCACCCCAGTCATGGCCGATGATCACCGCGTCCTCGTCCCCACTGAGTTCCTCGTGCAGCGCACTCGTATCGGAAACCAACGCCGCGACGGAGAAGTCGCCGTCCTCGGGAATCGCCGTGGGCGCATAGCCACGCATCCACGGGGCAACGGCGCGGTAACCCGCGTCCGCGAGCGCCTCCAGTAATGGGATGAACGACACCGGAGTGTCCGGGAATCCGTGCAGCACC contains:
- a CDS encoding alpha/beta fold hydrolase; this encodes MKPDLHVHANDLEFACLERGSGPLALVLHGFPDTPVSFIPLLEALADAGYRAVAPWMRGYAPTAIPEDGDFSVAALVSDTSALHEELSGDEDAVIIGHDWGASVSYAAAAANPTRWSKTVVMSVPPPPYTMQVLQDYDQLKRSFYMWLFQLGIAEKMLTTRDGVFIERLWRDWSPGFDPTEALTHVRRSLATPENLTAAIGYYRASFGAFHLGAPRPAIAPVPPPTCRQPGLYLHGADDGCMVATSELLGKIVTNFGAGSAAEFVPDAGHFLVNEQPAAVSERIVRFLAS
- a CDS encoding VOC family protein, encoding MHHMIFVNLPVADVERSREFFGKLGYSFNEEFCQEGVAASLALGENLFAMLLSRDHFATFHSGATAEPGTHEVLTALSANSRGEVDQLVDAAVAAGATEGRTQEMGEFMYGRSYADLDGHIWEIMWMDPTAAA